The following proteins are co-located in the Desulfoscipio sp. XC116 genome:
- a CDS encoding TlyA family RNA methyltransferase yields MAWAEAREKVAEKKRIDVLLVETGYFDSREKARAALMAGDVTVNGAIVDKPGQKVQAGKEDITIKQKMPYVSRGGYKLARALQVFPIDMRGRVVLDIGASTGGFTDCALQNGAAAVYAVDVGYGQIAWSLRSDPRVQVLERTNIRYMEDDVFTVGVPDLLTIDVAFISLALVLPRVDYLLNSYEGVALVKPQFEAGRKAVGKKGVVKDPAVHREVLHNIVHNVTCLGMAVLGVDYSPVKGPEGNIEYLLYFKKPAHNADGLSVLIDRAVSEAHRNLSGGTEH; encoded by the coding sequence TTGGCTTGGGCGGAGGCGCGTGAAAAAGTGGCGGAGAAGAAAAGGATAGACGTACTGCTCGTGGAAACAGGCTATTTTGATAGCAGGGAAAAAGCCAGAGCCGCTCTGATGGCCGGAGATGTTACGGTTAACGGTGCAATTGTCGATAAGCCGGGGCAAAAGGTGCAGGCCGGCAAAGAGGATATAACTATTAAGCAAAAAATGCCTTATGTCAGCCGGGGCGGCTACAAACTGGCCCGGGCACTGCAAGTTTTTCCCATTGATATGCGGGGTAGAGTAGTTTTGGATATTGGCGCGTCCACCGGGGGATTCACCGATTGTGCTCTGCAAAACGGTGCCGCTGCGGTATACGCGGTGGATGTAGGCTATGGCCAGATAGCCTGGTCACTGCGTTCCGATCCCCGCGTGCAAGTGCTGGAACGTACCAATATCCGGTATATGGAGGACGACGTGTTCACAGTTGGTGTGCCGGACCTGCTCACCATTGATGTTGCCTTTATTTCACTGGCGCTGGTGCTGCCCCGGGTAGATTACCTGCTGAACAGTTATGAAGGTGTGGCTTTAGTTAAGCCGCAATTTGAGGCCGGCCGCAAAGCGGTGGGCAAGAAAGGTGTTGTTAAGGATCCGGCAGTGCACCGGGAAGTGCTGCATAATATTGTACATAATGTCACGTGTTTAGGTATGGCGGTGCTGGGCGTTGATTATTCACCGGTCAAGGGACCGGAGGGCAATATTGAATATTTGCTGTATTTTAAAAAACCCGCCCATAATGCAGACGGGTTATCTGTGTTAATTGACCGGGCGGTATCCGAGGCGCACCGTAATTTATCCGGAGGAACGGAACATTGA
- a CDS encoding polyprenyl synthetase family protein codes for MGFKEELARQAGIVDKALNDYLPPAGSYPSVIHEAMRYSVFVGGKRLRPALVLAGARAVGGNEKTMLPAACAIELLHTYSLVHDDLPAMDNDDLRRGKPTNHKVYGEAIAVLVGDALLTSAFGLLAGLTRTGPFSTGEVVQVIAEVAEAAGTSGLIGGQVMDILSTGKLIDKQTLEYIHTRKTGALYRASVRAGAILSGAGPEQLNDLTVYAEKLGLAFQIIDDILDIEGDEQKLGKPVGSDTNNQKATYPALYGMATARTKARQAAEQAIAVLASFGAEADFLRELVRFVLHREH; via the coding sequence ATGGGTTTCAAAGAGGAATTGGCCAGGCAGGCGGGTATTGTGGACAAGGCTCTTAATGACTATCTGCCGCCGGCCGGCAGTTACCCCTCCGTGATTCACGAGGCTATGCGCTACAGCGTTTTTGTCGGCGGCAAGCGGCTTAGGCCGGCCTTGGTGCTGGCTGGGGCCCGGGCTGTAGGTGGCAATGAAAAAACTATGCTGCCCGCTGCTTGTGCGATAGAACTGCTGCATACGTATTCGTTGGTGCATGATGATCTGCCGGCCATGGATAATGATGATTTGCGCCGGGGCAAGCCCACCAATCATAAGGTGTATGGTGAAGCCATAGCCGTGCTGGTGGGTGATGCGCTGCTGACCTCGGCTTTCGGGCTTTTGGCCGGGCTAACCAGGACCGGGCCTTTTAGTACGGGTGAGGTGGTACAGGTAATTGCCGAAGTGGCTGAGGCGGCCGGCACATCCGGTCTAATCGGTGGTCAGGTAATGGACATACTATCTACCGGTAAGTTGATCGATAAGCAAACCTTGGAGTACATTCATACCCGTAAGACAGGTGCATTGTACAGGGCATCGGTGCGGGCCGGAGCTATATTATCCGGAGCCGGCCCCGAGCAGCTGAATGATCTCACTGTTTATGCCGAAAAACTGGGGCTGGCTTTTCAAATTATTGACGATATACTGGATATTGAAGGGGACGAGCAAAAGCTGGGCAAGCCTGTAGGCAGTGACACCAATAACCAAAAGGCTACATATCCGGCGTTGTACGGTATGGCGACAGCCAGAACCAAGGCTCGGCAGGCGGCGGAGCAGGCTATCGCCGTATTGGCCTCTTTTGGTGCCGAAGCTGATTTTTTGCGCGAGCTGGTCCGATTTGTGTTGCATAGAGAACATTGA
- a CDS encoding tetrahydrofolate dehydrogenase/cyclohydrolase catalytic domain-containing protein gives MAATLIDGKAIAAAIREEVKAEVAQLREKGIAPKLNVLLVGDDPASVVYARSKEKSCGNVGINFELKTMPGSTGVEEVLAVIDAWNKDTGVHGIMIELPLPKGMDKKVVLEAVDPKKDVDGSHPINRGYILSGGEGLFPATPQSCIEVMLRSGIEIKGKNAVIVGRGETVGKPLVFMMLNQNATITVCHTKTADLAYHTKQADIIIAAVGRAKMVTADMIKPGAVVVDAGINPAEGGGICGDVDFENAKEVAGAISPVPGGVGSLTTVLIQKNVLKAIKLQGLA, from the coding sequence ATGGCTGCGACCCTTATTGACGGCAAAGCGATAGCGGCTGCCATCAGAGAAGAAGTAAAAGCCGAGGTGGCACAATTAAGGGAAAAAGGTATTGCGCCCAAACTGAATGTGCTGCTGGTGGGGGATGATCCCGCTTCGGTGGTATATGCGCGTTCGAAAGAAAAATCTTGCGGCAACGTGGGTATTAACTTTGAATTGAAAACCATGCCGGGTTCCACTGGTGTTGAAGAAGTGCTTGCTGTTATCGACGCCTGGAATAAAGATACCGGTGTGCACGGTATTATGATTGAGCTGCCTCTGCCTAAAGGCATGGATAAAAAGGTGGTTCTGGAGGCCGTTGATCCCAAGAAAGACGTGGACGGCTCCCATCCCATCAATCGCGGCTATATCTTGAGCGGCGGTGAAGGCCTGTTCCCGGCTACCCCCCAGAGCTGCATTGAAGTTATGCTGCGCTCCGGCATTGAAATTAAAGGCAAAAATGCTGTTATCGTTGGCCGGGGTGAAACTGTGGGCAAACCGTTGGTCTTTATGATGCTCAACCAGAATGCCACTATTACCGTGTGTCACACTAAAACCGCTGATTTAGCCTATCATACCAAACAGGCTGATATCATTATTGCCGCGGTGGGCCGGGCTAAAATGGTTACCGCCGATATGATCAAGCCGGGCGCTGTTGTAGTGGACGCCGGAATTAATCCTGCCGAGGGCGGCGGTATTTGCGGTGACGTGGACTTTGAAAACGCCAAGGAAGTGGCGGGCGCCATCAGTCCCGTACCTGGCGGGGTGGGCAGTCTGACTACTGTGCTGATTCAGAAAAACGTACTTAAGGCCATTAAGCTGCAGGGTCTTGCATAA
- a CDS encoding type II toxin-antitoxin system RelB/DinJ family antitoxin, translating into MAKSANLYARIEPEVKEQAERILSALGIPVSNAINMFYKQIIIQRGIPFELKIPATQPVDISQLTEAQLNDELEKGYTDMLEGHTKSANKAFADIRKEYKL; encoded by the coding sequence ATGGCAAAATCCGCTAACTTATACGCAAGGATCGAACCAGAAGTAAAGGAACAGGCGGAAAGAATTTTATCCGCACTTGGTATTCCTGTTTCCAATGCCATCAATATGTTTTACAAACAGATAATCATACAGAGAGGGATTCCTTTTGAACTGAAAATCCCGGCAACTCAGCCTGTGGACATCAGCCAATTAACGGAAGCACAGCTGAATGACGAACTGGAGAAAGGTTATACGGATATGCTTGAGGGGCATACTAAGTCGGCGAATAAAGCATTTGCAGATATCCGCAAGGAATATAAATTATGA
- the xseB gene encoding exodeoxyribonuclease VII small subunit has translation MNKNAFTFEDALARLEVLVNRLEEGNLSLEESLELFAEGIKLTKQCSKHLEQAEKQISILMEDDNGQAVIREEEL, from the coding sequence ATGAATAAGAATGCTTTTACTTTTGAAGATGCGCTGGCTCGTTTGGAAGTTTTGGTCAATCGTTTGGAAGAGGGCAATCTATCGCTTGAGGAGTCGTTGGAGCTGTTTGCCGAGGGTATTAAACTTACCAAACAGTGCAGTAAACATTTGGAACAGGCTGAAAAGCAAATTAGCATATTGATGGAGGATGATAACGGTCAAGCTGTTATCAGAGAAGAGGAGCTATAA
- a CDS encoding NAD(+)/NADH kinase encodes MNTIGLLSNLAREKIIRLVNDIDAWLACRGVALQLDDETAGRVDRPPVGCTRAELVRRVECLVVLGGDGTLLSSARLAAPVSVPVFGVNLGHMGFLTEVDTPRLYEAMECLLAGRYIIEERMMLQAGVVRDGHTYEPVNGLNDAVIAKGAFARMIVFDTMVDGQLFNTYHADGVIISTPTGSTAYSLSAGGPLVVPKLELMLVTPICPHALWARPLVIAADSEVQVTLRSKQGEVMLTMDGQHGMGLKCGDVVNVRKAMHRAKFIKLNNRTFFDILKEKLTEGDGANV; translated from the coding sequence TTGAACACCATTGGCTTGCTTTCTAATTTAGCAAGAGAAAAAATAATACGCTTGGTTAACGATATTGATGCCTGGCTGGCTTGCAGGGGGGTTGCTTTACAACTGGATGATGAAACCGCCGGGCGAGTTGACAGACCCCCGGTTGGCTGTACCCGGGCTGAATTGGTGCGGCGTGTCGAGTGTTTGGTAGTGCTGGGGGGGGATGGCACACTGTTAAGCAGCGCCAGGCTGGCGGCTCCCGTAAGTGTACCGGTATTTGGCGTTAACTTGGGGCACATGGGGTTTCTTACCGAGGTGGATACACCCAGGCTGTATGAGGCTATGGAGTGCTTGCTGGCCGGAAGGTATATAATTGAGGAGCGAATGATGCTGCAGGCCGGCGTTGTGCGGGACGGGCATACTTATGAGCCTGTAAATGGCTTAAACGACGCTGTAATTGCCAAAGGGGCTTTCGCCCGTATGATTGTTTTTGATACTATGGTGGACGGGCAGCTGTTTAATACATATCACGCAGATGGGGTAATTATCTCTACCCCTACCGGGTCAACGGCATACTCGCTTTCAGCCGGTGGGCCGTTGGTGGTGCCTAAATTAGAGCTAATGCTGGTGACCCCCATATGTCCGCATGCTTTATGGGCCAGGCCGCTGGTTATAGCCGCGGATAGTGAGGTGCAGGTGACTTTGCGTTCCAAGCAGGGAGAAGTAATGCTGACTATGGATGGTCAGCATGGTATGGGCCTAAAATGCGGGGATGTGGTAAATGTACGCAAAGCCATGCACCGGGCTAAATTTATCAAACTAAACAATCGAACATTTTTTGATATTTTAAAGGAAAAATTAACAGAGGGAGACGGGGCCAATGTATAA
- the recN gene encoding DNA repair protein RecN yields MLISLYIKHFGLIDDAEIEFGPGLNVLTGETGAGKSIVLEALQVALGGRAQTELIRTGRDRALVQVAFDINRLPWVRKRLLEDGLDTDEYEPDMIILSREINRQGRNPCRINGRIVNLGIYREIAGLIVDIHGQHEQQSLLAADKQLQLLDRFGGAQVLSLLQDTGQAYRQWRRNKRLKEKITGGFRERQQRVDMIKYQMEEIDAARLADENEEEMIRRRDVLANAERISLLAEQVLTNIHNGSNRRPAAVDLLGEAKNNLDELCRYMPELKSAQDNIFSALCLVEETTRELATCRDNVEADPHELNYIEERLALIDRLKKKYGRTIADVLAHRQQIAGELEELLSLENDAVGIDDLLQKSEEDYYTLAGQLETGRIEAAAGLERAIEQELGDLAMNSVQFMVQVSTTDPGPHGKNAVEFLISPNPGEPLRPLAKSASGGELSRVMLALKSILAAADEINTLVFDEVDAGIGGRTLQAVAEKMDRLSQTKQILCVTHAAAVAAYAAKHYLISKSTDDGQRTVTSITSLTGEERIQELSRMLGGDQESQALSNHVRDLLRCRKIGAGC; encoded by the coding sequence GTGCTGATTTCATTATACATAAAGCATTTTGGATTAATTGATGATGCGGAAATAGAGTTTGGCCCGGGGCTTAATGTGCTTACCGGTGAAACCGGGGCGGGTAAGTCCATAGTGCTCGAAGCTTTGCAAGTTGCGCTGGGTGGCCGGGCACAAACCGAATTAATACGCACCGGGCGGGACCGGGCACTGGTTCAGGTCGCCTTCGACATTAATCGCCTGCCGTGGGTTCGTAAACGCTTATTGGAAGACGGTCTGGATACGGATGAGTACGAGCCCGACATGATAATTTTAAGTCGGGAAATAAATCGCCAGGGCCGCAACCCCTGCCGCATAAACGGACGGATAGTCAACCTGGGTATTTACCGGGAAATCGCCGGTCTAATAGTGGACATACATGGACAGCATGAACAGCAATCTTTGCTGGCGGCGGACAAGCAGCTGCAGCTGTTGGACAGATTTGGCGGCGCTCAAGTGCTAAGTTTATTGCAGGATACCGGGCAGGCTTATCGGCAGTGGCGCAGAAACAAAAGGCTCAAGGAAAAAATAACCGGCGGTTTCAGGGAAAGACAACAGCGCGTGGATATGATTAAGTATCAGATGGAAGAAATAGATGCGGCCCGTCTGGCCGATGAAAATGAAGAGGAAATGATCAGGCGGCGCGATGTCTTGGCCAATGCCGAAAGAATATCGCTCCTGGCGGAGCAGGTGTTGACGAATATACACAACGGCTCCAACCGCCGCCCTGCTGCCGTGGATCTGTTGGGCGAGGCTAAAAACAATCTTGATGAACTTTGCCGGTACATGCCCGAATTGAAAAGCGCTCAGGATAATATTTTTTCCGCCCTGTGCCTGGTAGAAGAAACTACCCGGGAATTGGCTACCTGCAGGGATAACGTGGAGGCCGACCCGCATGAGTTAAATTATATTGAAGAAAGATTGGCTTTGATTGACCGGTTAAAAAAGAAATATGGGCGGACTATTGCTGATGTACTGGCTCACAGGCAGCAGATTGCCGGTGAGTTGGAGGAATTACTGTCATTAGAGAACGACGCAGTCGGTATTGACGATCTGCTGCAGAAAAGTGAGGAGGATTACTACACGCTGGCCGGACAGCTTGAAACGGGCAGGATAGAAGCAGCAGCCGGTCTGGAGCGGGCTATCGAGCAGGAACTCGGGGATTTGGCTATGAACAGCGTGCAGTTCATGGTACAGGTTTCCACTACCGATCCGGGACCTCATGGAAAAAATGCAGTGGAATTTCTTATATCTCCCAACCCGGGAGAACCGTTGCGTCCGTTGGCCAAAAGCGCCTCCGGCGGAGAATTGTCCCGGGTTATGCTGGCTCTTAAATCAATACTGGCCGCGGCTGATGAAATAAACACCTTGGTTTTTGATGAAGTAGACGCCGGTATCGGAGGGCGCACACTGCAGGCGGTAGCAGAGAAAATGGACCGGTTAAGCCAGACCAAGCAAATTCTCTGTGTAACCCATGCAGCCGCCGTAGCGGCTTACGCGGCCAAACATTATTTAATCAGTAAATCAACTGACGACGGACAAAGAACGGTAACATCAATTACATCTTTGACCGGAGAAGAGCGCATCCAAGAGCTGAGCCGCATGCTGGGCGGTGACCAGGAGTCGCAAGCCCTTTCCAACCACGTACGCGACTTGCTGCGCTGCCGAAAGATTGGTGCCGGGTGTTGA
- a CDS encoding type II toxin-antitoxin system RelE/ParE family toxin, with protein sequence MGQLNRLEEGIISLDQMPERFHEYDKEPWRSRGLRVMPVDNYCVFYIPNEDSGVVTIIRVMYGGRDVDKELGKHTKA encoded by the coding sequence ATCGGTCAACTAAACCGCTTGGAAGAAGGCATTATAAGTCTTGACCAGATGCCGGAGCGGTTTCATGAATACGATAAAGAGCCGTGGCGCAGCCGTGGTCTGCGTGTTATGCCCGTTGATAATTACTGTGTGTTTTATATTCCCAACGAAGACAGTGGCGTTGTGACAATAATCCGTGTTATGTATGGTGGTCGGGATGTTGATAAGGAATTGGGGAAGCATACAAAAGCGTAA
- a CDS encoding cyclodeaminase/cyclohydrolase family protein yields MSEIYDFPFRKVVAVSASDAPTPGGGSVSALVGTLGVAMTAMVGNLTVGKPKFKDVESEVKEITGAAYFIINKLEKLVAADIAAFGKFMDVFRLPKNTDEEKAKREEMMQKALKTATDTPMDIARALLEALEITDRLAKIGNKMAISDAGVAAYVCEAALNAVLLSADINIPMVKDEEYVKNILAEKEQLVSKAAELKEKAVAVVRERMK; encoded by the coding sequence GTGAGCGAGATTTATGATTTCCCATTCCGTAAGGTAGTAGCGGTATCCGCGTCTGACGCCCCGACCCCCGGCGGTGGCAGCGTGTCGGCTTTGGTTGGTACTCTGGGTGTGGCCATGACTGCTATGGTGGGCAATCTCACTGTAGGCAAGCCCAAGTTCAAGGATGTGGAGTCCGAGGTAAAGGAAATTACCGGTGCGGCTTATTTTATCATAAACAAACTGGAAAAATTAGTGGCTGCGGATATAGCCGCTTTTGGCAAGTTTATGGACGTTTTCCGCTTGCCTAAGAATACTGACGAAGAAAAAGCCAAACGGGAAGAAATGATGCAAAAGGCACTAAAAACCGCCACTGACACTCCTATGGATATAGCCCGTGCTTTGCTGGAAGCACTGGAAATTACCGACCGGTTGGCTAAGATCGGTAATAAAATGGCCATCAGCGATGCCGGTGTGGCGGCATATGTGTGTGAAGCGGCTCTTAATGCGGTGCTCTTGAGTGCCGATATTAATATCCCTATGGTTAAAGATGAAGAGTATGTAAAAAATATATTGGCGGAGAAAGAGCAGCTGGTAAGTAAGGCCGCAGAATTAAAAGAAAAGGCCGTGGCAGTGGTGCGGGAGAGGATGAAATAA
- the dxs gene encoding 1-deoxy-D-xylulose-5-phosphate synthase, which translates to MGRYLDKINSPCDVRALAATQLEELAGEIREEIIATVAKNGGHLAPNLGVVELTLALHRTFHTPRDKIIWDVGHQCYVHKLITGRREQFSTLRCFGGLSGFPRPDESKHDAFGTGHSSTSISAALGMALARDLKGDRHAVVAVIGDGSMTGGMAFEALNHAGHLKKDLIVVLNDNKMSISANVGAMSGYLNRMRTDPKYSRSKDEIEQLLRRIPSIGSRVVKVAERLKDSFKYLVVPGMLFEEMGFTYLGPIDGHNISSMLNTFEQAKGLGGPVLVHVVTEKGRGYAPAVEKADKFHGIGPFDISSGNCLKKSDISTYTEIFGRTLVDLAEQDPAVVGISAAMCSGTGLGKFAQRFPGRFFDVGIAEQHAVTLAAGLASEGLKPVVAIYSTFLQRAYDQIIHDVCLQKLPVVFAVDRGGIVGDDGPTHHGLFDVSYLRGIPNMTVMAPSDENELQHMLHTALQLNGPCALRYPRGTGLGVALDLHSRAIPVGRAEVLVEGKDITLLAVGNMVPVARRAAAVLKERGVLAAVINARFIKPLDKECIIRWAAITGRLITVEENILAGGFGSAVLELLAAKDMSGTQVKCLGIGDIFVEHGSQSFLRKKYGLTPESIVNLAMQMIGSRKARGRKIIGLGGGA; encoded by the coding sequence TTGGGCAGGTATCTGGATAAAATAAATTCCCCCTGTGATGTGCGGGCTCTCGCTGCCACCCAGCTGGAAGAGCTGGCCGGGGAAATCAGAGAAGAAATTATTGCTACCGTAGCTAAAAACGGTGGGCATCTGGCTCCCAACTTGGGGGTAGTGGAGCTGACTTTGGCACTGCACCGTACCTTTCACACGCCTCGTGATAAAATCATCTGGGATGTGGGCCACCAGTGCTATGTGCATAAATTAATAACCGGTCGGCGGGAACAATTCAGTACCCTGCGCTGCTTCGGCGGGCTGAGTGGATTTCCCCGTCCGGATGAAAGTAAACACGATGCTTTCGGCACAGGTCACAGCAGCACATCCATATCAGCGGCCCTGGGTATGGCGTTGGCCAGGGACTTAAAGGGCGACCGGCACGCCGTGGTAGCGGTGATCGGCGATGGGTCAATGACCGGAGGAATGGCCTTTGAGGCGCTCAATCACGCCGGGCACCTGAAAAAAGATCTGATTGTAGTGCTTAACGATAATAAAATGAGTATATCAGCTAATGTGGGGGCCATGTCGGGTTATCTGAATCGTATGCGTACCGATCCCAAGTATTCCCGCAGTAAGGATGAAATTGAACAATTACTGCGCCGTATACCGTCCATTGGCTCCAGGGTAGTAAAAGTAGCTGAACGGCTTAAGGACAGCTTTAAATACCTGGTGGTGCCGGGTATGCTTTTTGAAGAAATGGGTTTCACATACCTGGGACCTATAGACGGACACAATATTTCCTCCATGCTGAACACCTTTGAACAAGCTAAAGGGCTGGGTGGCCCGGTACTGGTGCACGTGGTCACGGAAAAGGGGCGCGGATACGCGCCTGCGGTGGAAAAGGCGGATAAATTTCATGGCATTGGGCCTTTTGATATCAGCTCCGGCAACTGTTTAAAAAAAAGTGATATCAGTACGTATACGGAAATTTTTGGCCGTACACTGGTTGATCTGGCTGAACAGGACCCCGCTGTAGTCGGTATCTCCGCTGCCATGTGCAGTGGCACCGGTCTTGGCAAGTTCGCACAAAGATTTCCCGGCAGGTTTTTTGATGTAGGTATTGCCGAGCAGCATGCGGTAACTCTGGCCGCCGGCTTGGCCAGCGAGGGATTAAAACCCGTGGTGGCAATTTATTCTACATTTTTACAGCGGGCTTATGACCAGATTATCCATGATGTGTGTCTGCAAAAGCTGCCGGTGGTGTTTGCCGTGGACCGCGGCGGTATTGTAGGTGATGACGGTCCCACCCACCATGGTTTGTTTGACGTTTCATATTTACGCGGCATTCCCAATATGACTGTTATGGCGCCGTCCGATGAAAACGAGCTGCAGCACATGCTGCATACCGCATTGCAATTAAACGGCCCGTGTGCGCTGCGCTATCCCCGGGGCACCGGTTTGGGGGTAGCTCTTGATTTGCACAGCCGGGCTATACCCGTGGGTCGGGCCGAGGTGCTTGTCGAAGGTAAAGATATCACTTTGCTGGCTGTGGGCAATATGGTGCCGGTGGCTCGCCGCGCGGCGGCTGTGTTAAAAGAGCGGGGCGTGCTGGCTGCCGTGATCAACGCCAGATTTATTAAACCACTGGACAAGGAATGTATCATTCGGTGGGCCGCAATTACCGGCCGTTTGATTACGGTAGAGGAAAATATACTGGCGGGCGGTTTTGGCTCGGCCGTATTGGAATTACTTGCGGCCAAAGATATGTCCGGTACACAGGTTAAATGTTTGGGTATCGGGGATATATTCGTAGAACACGGCAGTCAGTCGTTTTTGCGGAAAAAATACGGGCTAACACCGGAAAGCATAGTTAATCTGGCCATGCAAATGATTGGTTCCCGCAAAGCCAGGGGCAGGAAGATAATTGGCTTGGGCGGAGGCGCGTGA
- the argR gene encoding arginine repressor, which yields MKTWRHKKILELIKEKEISTQEDLVAVLQNAGFLVTQATVSRDIKELGLIKVPGNSGISRYTVPGEPMNPRNEDRMKRLFRDSVVSLDYSENLIIIKTLPGEAQGVASTIDNASWPEVIGTVAGDDTILIVIKPKKMTHAIIKKFIALTGR from the coding sequence GTGAAAACCTGGCGCCATAAAAAAATATTAGAGCTAATTAAAGAAAAGGAAATCAGCACTCAGGAAGACTTGGTCGCCGTGCTGCAAAATGCCGGGTTTTTAGTTACTCAAGCCACCGTATCCAGGGATATCAAGGAATTGGGTCTTATAAAGGTGCCCGGTAACTCCGGCATATCACGCTATACAGTGCCGGGTGAACCGATGAATCCCAGGAATGAAGACAGAATGAAGAGACTTTTCAGAGATTCGGTGGTTTCTTTGGATTACAGTGAAAACCTGATTATCATCAAAACTTTGCCGGGCGAGGCCCAGGGAGTTGCTTCTACTATTGATAACGCAAGCTGGCCGGAGGTAATCGGTACGGTGGCCGGGGATGATACCATACTGATCGTGATTAAGCCCAAAAAAATGACCCACGCCATCATAAAGAAATTTATTGCCCTCACCGGGAGGTGA
- a CDS encoding class I SAM-dependent methyltransferase produces MYNKRPVNFAGVRGNAVLLAQQFVGEVLHKGCVAVDATAGNGYDTLFLANIVGESGRVYAFDIQQAALDITARRLKQFGLENNVKLIHDGHENMNLHIDSPVDACTFNLGYLPGGDHNSITGPSTTVKALQIALDLLKPGGRISLVVYTGHPGAGEESRAVEEMAAQLNPSLFGVLKVTFINRSLSAPFLIFIERVKKEK; encoded by the coding sequence ATGTATAACAAACGGCCCGTTAACTTTGCCGGTGTACGGGGAAATGCCGTGCTTTTAGCGCAACAGTTTGTGGGTGAGGTACTGCATAAAGGCTGTGTGGCGGTGGACGCCACAGCGGGCAATGGCTATGATACTCTTTTTTTAGCAAATATAGTGGGGGAAAGCGGCCGGGTTTATGCCTTTGATATTCAGCAAGCGGCTCTCGACATTACAGCCCGGCGTTTAAAACAATTTGGCTTGGAAAACAACGTAAAACTAATTCATGACGGGCATGAAAACATGAATCTACATATTGATTCCCCGGTGGATGCCTGCACATTTAATTTAGGCTATTTACCCGGCGGCGATCATAATAGTATAACCGGGCCGTCTACTACCGTTAAGGCATTGCAAATCGCGCTGGATCTGCTAAAGCCGGGCGGGAGAATCAGCCTGGTAGTGTATACGGGCCATCCTGGCGCCGGAGAAGAAAGCCGGGCTGTGGAGGAAATGGCGGCGCAGCTTAATCCCTCTCTTTTTGGCGTGCTTAAGGTTACATTTATCAATCGGTCGCTATCGGCCCCTTTTTTAATCTTTATCGAAAGGGTGAAAAAAGAAAAGTGA